The following are encoded together in the Leuconostoc mesenteroides subsp. mesenteroides ATCC 8293 genome:
- a CDS encoding YitT family protein — translation METTNLERISIRDLIMIAIGTGMYGWGLINVNIPNDLAEGGISGITLILRALFNWNPAYTNLLLNVPLLFIGYRILGRRALIYTIWGIASLSFWLWLWQVVPTPPALHHDMLIAGIIAGIIAGFGLGIVFRFGGTSGGSDVVARIVEQKFSIPIGRTMFILDACVLLLSLVYIDIVHMMYTLIASFVFSQVVSMTQRGAYDARSFMIFTQYPEEMSHAIMDELDRGTSLLKAEGGYSHRDQRVVYAVVDPSEVSTVRRIVDQVDPKAFVSIFTTQEQLGEGFSYLRPKKSIFKLK, via the coding sequence ATGGAAACAACTAATCTAGAACGTATTTCTATTAGAGACTTAATTATGATTGCAATTGGTACTGGAATGTATGGCTGGGGGTTAATTAATGTTAACATTCCTAATGACTTAGCCGAAGGTGGCATTTCTGGTATCACACTAATTTTGCGTGCACTTTTTAATTGGAATCCTGCTTATACTAACTTACTATTAAATGTCCCTTTACTTTTTATTGGCTATCGTATTTTAGGGCGTCGTGCGCTGATTTACACTATTTGGGGCATTGCATCCCTATCATTCTGGCTTTGGTTGTGGCAAGTTGTGCCCACTCCGCCTGCACTTCATCATGATATGCTGATTGCTGGAATAATTGCCGGGATAATTGCCGGATTTGGTTTAGGTATTGTATTCCGCTTTGGTGGCACATCAGGCGGCAGTGACGTTGTCGCTCGTATTGTAGAGCAAAAATTTAGCATTCCTATCGGACGGACAATGTTTATCCTAGATGCCTGTGTTTTACTGTTATCACTTGTTTATATTGATATTGTTCACATGATGTACACACTGATTGCTTCATTTGTATTTTCACAAGTTGTTAGCATGACGCAACGCGGCGCTTATGATGCAAGGTCCTTTATGATCTTTACACAGTATCCAGAAGAAATGTCACATGCTATTATGGATGAACTTGATCGTGGTACTAGTTTGCTTAAAGCTGAAGGAGGCTACTCTCATCGAGATCAACGTGTTGTTTATGCCGTAGTTGACCCTTCAGAAGTCAGCACAGTCCGGCGCATTGTTGATCAGGTAGATCCAAAAGCTTTTGTTTCCATATTTACAACGCAAGAACAGCTTGGCGAAGGTTTTTCTTATCTTCGTCCCAAAAAATCAATATTCAAATTAAAATAA
- the topA gene encoding type I DNA topoisomerase translates to MAETKTATKKKKAAPRKKSKIKKNLVIVESPSKAKTIEKYLGRNYKVVASLGHIRDLPKSTLGVDVENDYDPKYINIRGKGDVIKGLRKEAKAAKAVYLASDPDREGEAIAWHLQHILDLNPEQPNRVVFNEITKDTIKNSFKTPRVINQDLVDAQQARRILDRLVGYSISPILWKTVKRGLSAGRVQSVALGLIIAREREIQAFQPEEYWTLDSMFKKNRTKFKSIFYGFDGKKQPLPDNDSVQDVLKRINKDGDFDIVKVDTKQRKRQPQPPFTTSTMQQTANTQLKFRTRKTMMAAQQLYEGINLGKGLGQVGLITYMRTDSTRISSVAKNAAAQFIHDTWGEEYSQHKPVQGKLQEGAQDAHEAIRPSDVNRTPESIKDKLTPDQFKLYSLIWSRFVASQMTPEILDTMAVTIEQNGVIFRANGSKTNFEGFTKAYPTAKKKDNVLPSLSEGDKVSLANTDPEQHFTLPPARYSEATLIKALEENGVGRPSTYAPTLDTIQRRNYVRIDARKFVPTELGEIVQTIVEESFPDVTNMKFTAAVEHELDEVETGNKHWVPVIDSFFKPFQKEVEKAETSLEKIIMHDELAGMDCEVCGAPMLVKMGRYGKFYACARFPDCRNTKAIVQEIGLLCPKCHKGQIVQRKTKRGRTFYGCQRYPDCDFVTWDKPTEKTLADGTTPKDDEKKEPVKK, encoded by the coding sequence TTGGCAGAAACCAAAACAGCGACAAAAAAGAAAAAAGCGGCACCACGGAAGAAATCTAAAATCAAGAAAAATCTAGTTATTGTTGAAAGTCCATCGAAAGCAAAAACAATTGAAAAGTATTTAGGTCGCAACTATAAAGTAGTTGCTAGCCTTGGTCATATACGTGATCTGCCTAAATCCACCTTAGGTGTTGATGTCGAAAACGATTATGATCCTAAGTATATTAATATTCGTGGAAAAGGCGATGTTATTAAGGGATTACGCAAGGAAGCAAAAGCCGCAAAAGCCGTTTATCTGGCTTCCGATCCGGATCGTGAAGGTGAAGCAATAGCTTGGCATTTGCAGCATATTTTGGATTTAAATCCTGAACAACCTAATCGAGTTGTTTTCAATGAAATCACAAAAGATACGATTAAAAATTCCTTTAAAACACCGCGTGTTATTAATCAAGATCTTGTTGATGCACAGCAAGCACGTCGTATTCTTGATCGATTAGTAGGTTATTCAATATCACCGATTCTTTGGAAAACCGTGAAGCGTGGGTTGTCGGCTGGCCGTGTGCAGTCTGTGGCTTTAGGCTTGATCATTGCGCGTGAACGTGAGATACAGGCTTTTCAGCCAGAAGAATATTGGACGCTAGATTCTATGTTTAAAAAGAATCGTACCAAATTCAAATCAATATTCTACGGATTTGATGGAAAAAAACAGCCATTGCCAGACAATGACAGTGTGCAAGATGTGTTGAAGCGGATTAACAAAGATGGTGATTTTGATATTGTTAAGGTGGATACGAAGCAACGCAAGCGCCAACCTCAACCACCATTTACGACGTCAACAATGCAACAAACAGCCAATACACAGTTAAAATTTAGAACGCGTAAAACAATGATGGCTGCACAGCAACTATATGAAGGTATTAATCTGGGTAAGGGGTTAGGTCAAGTAGGATTAATTACTTATATGCGTACAGATTCGACGCGTATTTCATCTGTTGCAAAGAATGCTGCAGCACAATTTATTCACGATACATGGGGTGAAGAATACTCACAGCATAAGCCAGTGCAAGGAAAGCTACAGGAGGGAGCTCAAGATGCCCATGAGGCCATACGACCATCTGATGTCAATCGGACGCCAGAGTCTATCAAAGATAAACTAACCCCTGATCAATTTAAGCTATACTCTTTGATCTGGTCCCGATTTGTTGCTAGCCAAATGACACCAGAAATTTTAGATACAATGGCTGTGACAATTGAACAAAACGGCGTTATCTTTAGAGCTAATGGTTCTAAAACAAATTTTGAAGGATTTACAAAGGCCTATCCAACAGCAAAAAAGAAAGATAATGTTTTGCCTTCGTTGAGCGAAGGGGACAAGGTGAGTTTGGCAAATACAGATCCTGAACAACACTTCACTTTGCCACCAGCACGCTATTCTGAAGCAACGCTAATTAAAGCCTTAGAGGAAAATGGCGTAGGGCGTCCATCAACTTACGCGCCAACTCTAGATACAATCCAACGGCGGAACTATGTTCGTATTGATGCTCGTAAGTTTGTGCCAACTGAACTGGGAGAAATTGTTCAAACGATTGTCGAAGAAAGTTTTCCTGACGTGACAAACATGAAGTTCACGGCTGCGGTTGAACATGAGCTAGATGAGGTCGAAACGGGTAACAAGCACTGGGTACCAGTCATTGATTCATTCTTTAAACCCTTTCAAAAGGAAGTCGAGAAAGCTGAGACATCTCTTGAAAAGATTATTATGCATGATGAACTGGCGGGGATGGATTGCGAGGTTTGTGGTGCGCCCATGCTAGTCAAAATGGGTCGTTATGGCAAGTTCTATGCCTGTGCACGTTTCCCCGATTGTCGTAATACAAAAGCAATTGTTCAGGAAATCGGTTTGCTATGTCCAAAGTGCCATAAAGGACAAATTGTTCAGCGAAAAACTAAACGTGGACGAACGTTTTATGGTTGCCAAAGATATCCCGATTGTGACTTTGTAACTTGGGATAAACCTACGGAAAAGACATTAGCTGACGGTACAACACCAAAAGATGATGAGAAAAAAGAACCAGTCAAAAAATAA
- a CDS encoding isochorismate synthase, with translation MDRSLLNQMLDNVQVAAFFETSDKKSTMYAFGQKKIWSKMPDKTDSIVFGASSFDDQLEAGIMKGFWFEPEFLVLLQDNQLLSSTTAIDDYLMQLSQLKKTQAPQIIDESAEADWQARVQTLINELSVNRSLKKVVFSRQQQITLSAKLVLSKVIPALQKQQDVYHAALKRDTELFITATPERLVKINDNQVETAAVAGTIRRGQIDLEDVKLGKELLNSEKNNQEHRYVVDNIVQQLGSLTNQLHVPNKPFLLKNKQVQHLYTPIQGTLATNISIKDVVGKLHPTPALGGLPRKNALVYIRNYELHPRGLFASPIGYFTKNNFGEFVVGIRSMYVNGRNARLFAGAGIVAESDSQQEYYETTLKFQPMLELLEELSNDGHTNF, from the coding sequence ATGGATCGCAGTTTATTAAATCAAATGTTAGATAATGTTCAAGTTGCTGCATTCTTTGAAACTAGTGATAAAAAAAGCACAATGTATGCGTTTGGACAAAAAAAAATATGGTCAAAAATGCCAGATAAAACAGATTCGATTGTTTTTGGTGCCAGCTCTTTTGATGATCAGTTAGAAGCAGGAATCATGAAGGGTTTTTGGTTTGAGCCTGAATTTTTAGTTTTATTGCAAGATAATCAATTACTATCTAGTACTACAGCTATTGACGATTATTTAATGCAACTTAGTCAATTAAAAAAAACACAAGCACCGCAAATTATCGATGAAAGTGCTGAGGCTGATTGGCAAGCAAGGGTGCAGACTTTAATTAATGAGTTGAGTGTTAATCGAAGTTTAAAAAAGGTGGTTTTTAGTCGGCAACAGCAAATAACCTTATCAGCAAAATTGGTTTTGTCTAAAGTTATACCAGCACTGCAAAAACAGCAAGATGTTTATCATGCGGCCCTCAAAAGGGATACTGAACTATTTATAACTGCCACACCAGAGCGACTGGTTAAAATAAATGATAACCAAGTAGAAACAGCAGCTGTGGCCGGTACAATTCGTCGCGGACAGATAGACCTAGAAGATGTTAAACTGGGTAAAGAGTTATTGAATAGCGAAAAGAACAATCAAGAACATCGTTATGTTGTGGATAATATTGTTCAGCAATTGGGTAGTTTAACTAATCAATTGCATGTGCCAAATAAGCCTTTCTTGTTGAAAAATAAGCAGGTTCAACATCTTTATACGCCAATCCAAGGCACATTAGCTACCAACATTTCTATTAAAGATGTTGTCGGAAAATTACATCCAACCCCAGCTTTGGGCGGTTTACCAAGAAAAAATGCCTTGGTATATATTCGTAATTATGAATTGCATCCCCGAGGATTATTTGCATCCCCAATAGGATATTTTACAAAAAATAATTTCGGAGAATTCGTTGTCGGTATTAGATCAATGTATGTTAATGGGCGAAATGCTCGTCTGTTTGCAGGCGCTGGTATTGTTGCTGAATCAGATAGCCAACAAGAATATTACGAAACAACTTTAAAGTTTCAACCAATGCTTGAGTTACTGGAGGAACTATCAAATGACGGACACACTAACTTTTAA
- a CDS encoding HdeD family acid-resistance protein, translating to MSDIFLKKLRNIIGFDAIVSIIFGALILFWPTHSASVVAALIGLAFIAIGISHIASVFDRKDEDGWARVGNLVIGAVYFIAGVFTFINLYAATTYLFIIVGLLVGMTWTLEGIIEFGSLKYYTQKGWAMFSALISIIGGIALLFAPLLSAIFLWQLLGASLLVLGIIKLLHFFAWKR from the coding sequence ATGTCAGACATATTTTTAAAAAAGCTACGCAATATTATTGGATTTGACGCTATTGTGTCAATTATTTTTGGTGCTCTGATACTTTTTTGGCCAACGCACAGTGCTTCAGTAGTAGCCGCTTTGATTGGGTTAGCTTTTATTGCGATAGGTATATCGCACATAGCATCCGTATTTGATAGAAAAGATGAAGACGGTTGGGCTCGTGTGGGTAACTTGGTTATTGGGGCTGTCTACTTTATCGCTGGCGTATTTACCTTTATAAACTTGTATGCAGCAACTACCTACTTGTTTATAATTGTCGGCTTGCTTGTTGGTATGACATGGACACTGGAAGGAATTATTGAATTTGGGTCACTGAAGTATTACACACAAAAAGGGTGGGCGATGTTTTCAGCTCTCATCAGTATTATTGGTGGAATCGCGTTATTGTTTGCGCCTTTGCTTAGTGCAATCTTCCTTTGGCAATTACTTGGGGCCTCTTTACTGGTACTAGGTATTATTAAACTGTTGCATTTCTTTGCTTGGAAAAGGTAA
- a CDS encoding DNA/RNA non-specific endonuclease, producing MLKLLKKVTISAVLVVATSTIYPALGVAADSYQKDKLSGAEQHPLSFKNEKQLVLADQDSQKRAVDAHIQLNYAEEPTAKQATKLNYNPVGWHNYKFKYKKANASIGKSWLFNRGHLIGYQFSGLNDEAKNLVPETAYLNTGALKKSNASNKKAMLYYERGLTKWLKHHKSSRLDYQVTPMYSGNELLPRQIRLSYIGYSNSGEKVKISLKSYREEDGNDGATVVYLNNDSSNAIINYADGTAKNTLHKKADLAAQKEAAEEASSAAASSSARASSEAVSSAKASSEAEQSSIAAAQKAASEASVSQAAAASSQAAANSAAAASAAQAQAAQNQSAATQTYTGESQQIIGNSKSHIYHVPGQAGYYMNSSNAVYFNSEADAQAAGYRKSLR from the coding sequence ATGTTAAAGTTACTAAAAAAAGTAACTATCAGTGCAGTGTTAGTGGTTGCCACTAGTACGATATACCCTGCTTTGGGTGTTGCTGCTGATAGTTATCAAAAGGACAAACTAAGTGGTGCTGAGCAGCATCCTCTTAGTTTCAAAAACGAAAAACAACTTGTTCTAGCTGATCAAGATAGTCAAAAGCGTGCGGTTGATGCTCATATTCAGCTCAATTATGCTGAAGAACCAACTGCAAAACAAGCGACAAAACTAAACTACAATCCTGTTGGTTGGCACAATTATAAATTCAAATATAAAAAAGCCAACGCATCTATTGGTAAGTCATGGCTATTCAATCGCGGACATCTTATTGGCTATCAATTCAGCGGTTTAAATGATGAAGCAAAAAACTTAGTTCCAGAGACAGCTTACCTAAATACTGGCGCACTTAAAAAATCGAATGCCAGTAACAAAAAAGCTATGCTTTATTATGAAAGAGGTCTCACAAAATGGCTTAAGCACCACAAATCAAGCCGTTTAGATTATCAAGTTACACCAATGTATAGTGGCAATGAACTCTTGCCACGACAGATTCGCCTATCTTACATAGGATATTCTAACTCTGGAGAGAAAGTTAAGATTAGTCTTAAATCATACCGTGAAGAAGATGGCAATGACGGTGCAACAGTAGTTTACCTAAATAATGACAGTTCAAACGCAATTATTAATTATGCTGATGGAACGGCCAAAAATACATTACACAAAAAAGCTGACTTAGCCGCTCAAAAAGAAGCTGCAGAAGAAGCTAGCTCCGCGGCAGCTTCTTCATCTGCCAGAGCCAGTTCTGAAGCAGTGTCATCTGCCAAAGCTAGTTCCGAAGCAGAACAATCTTCAATAGCTGCTGCACAAAAAGCTGCAAGTGAAGCTAGTGTATCACAGGCAGCCGCCGCGTCATCTCAAGCGGCAGCTAATTCTGCAGCAGCAGCTTCAGCTGCACAAGCACAAGCAGCACAGAATCAATCTGCAGCAACACAAACATACACTGGTGAAAGTCAACAAATTATCGGAAATTCAAAATCACATATTTATCATGTTCCTGGTCAAGCTGGCTACTATATGAACAGTAGCAACGCTGTTTATTTTAATAGTGAAGCAGACGCCCAAGCGGCAGGATATCGTAAATCATTACGTTAA
- the menD gene encoding 2-succinyl-5-enolpyruvyl-6-hydroxy-3-cyclohexene-1-carboxylic-acid synthase gives MTDTLTFNTKHLLEALFESGIRHFIVSPGSRSTPIALLLAEYAEQNNEIKLFVDVDERSAGFFALGIAKTLLEPVVLLGTSGTAIAEYMPAVAEAYAANIPLVVLSTDRPQELQFNGAPQTIPQSNLFGQLTKQAVLIRLQDMHSDVTEYIDFIVQKVVNLSITAPRGPIQINLPLRKPLMPVLDRQDEVHVQRVVFDKQSVQYRLPPITAKRLLILAGPNVLNSYDDSLKKFAIKNNVPVIADVLSQSRHTYTIHGIDVLLQAHKINADLKPDLVVRFGKTPVSARVLQWLKEENILTWHVDEDAGVDHTRHIVRAIKMAPHDFLESMHLTLSKNQIDFNQKWLSLPKVIKTRNEMNIITALDDAVPDDTHIFVANSMPIRDMDNFFTGNHTQRIYANRGANGIDGVISSALGMSAVVKQRSVLLTGDLTLFHDMNGLMMAKNYQLPLDIIVINNNGGGIFSFLPQAGAPKYFEQLFGTPLNIDIKKIADLYYIDYHQLNVPEALSQILQTPSKTTRLIEYKSDHQRNRDDHREVLEMLK, from the coding sequence ATGACGGACACACTAACTTTTAATACAAAGCACCTACTAGAGGCACTATTTGAAAGTGGCATTCGACATTTTATTGTGTCTCCTGGATCCAGAAGTACACCGATAGCATTACTTTTAGCAGAATACGCAGAACAAAATAATGAAATTAAATTATTTGTTGATGTTGATGAACGGTCAGCTGGCTTTTTTGCTTTAGGAATCGCCAAAACACTTTTAGAACCTGTTGTTCTGCTAGGAACATCTGGCACTGCAATTGCAGAGTATATGCCAGCAGTGGCTGAAGCGTATGCTGCGAACATACCATTAGTCGTATTATCGACTGATCGACCCCAAGAATTGCAGTTCAATGGGGCGCCACAGACTATACCGCAAAGCAATTTGTTTGGACAATTAACAAAGCAGGCAGTTTTAATACGTTTGCAAGATATGCACAGCGATGTGACAGAGTATATTGATTTCATAGTACAAAAAGTGGTTAACTTATCTATTACTGCACCACGTGGCCCTATTCAAATTAATTTACCACTTCGTAAGCCATTAATGCCTGTATTAGATCGCCAAGATGAGGTGCATGTTCAACGAGTAGTTTTTGACAAGCAATCCGTGCAATATCGTTTACCACCAATAACGGCAAAAAGATTATTAATATTGGCTGGTCCAAATGTTTTGAATAGTTATGACGATAGTTTGAAAAAGTTCGCTATTAAAAATAATGTACCTGTCATTGCCGATGTTCTGAGTCAAAGCAGACACACATATACAATTCATGGCATAGATGTTTTACTTCAGGCACATAAGATTAATGCTGATTTGAAGCCTGATTTAGTTGTTCGGTTTGGTAAAACGCCAGTGTCTGCACGTGTATTACAGTGGCTAAAAGAGGAAAATATTTTAACTTGGCATGTTGATGAAGATGCTGGTGTAGATCATACAAGGCATATTGTACGAGCAATCAAGATGGCGCCACATGATTTCCTGGAAAGCATGCATTTGACGCTGTCTAAAAATCAGATTGATTTTAATCAAAAGTGGTTGTCTTTGCCTAAAGTAATAAAAACTCGTAACGAAATGAATATTATAACTGCTTTGGATGATGCTGTTCCAGATGACACGCATATTTTTGTGGCTAACAGTATGCCAATACGTGACATGGATAACTTTTTTACTGGAAACCATACGCAGCGCATTTATGCAAACCGTGGAGCTAACGGCATTGATGGTGTGATATCGAGTGCATTGGGCATGAGCGCAGTGGTTAAGCAGCGGAGTGTTTTGTTGACAGGTGATTTGACGCTGTTTCATGATATGAATGGTTTAATGATGGCTAAAAACTATCAGTTACCGTTAGATATTATCGTAATTAATAACAACGGTGGGGGCATTTTCTCATTTCTACCACAGGCCGGTGCGCCAAAGTATTTTGAACAATTATTTGGCACGCCGTTAAATATAGACATTAAAAAAATCGCTGATTTATATTATATAGACTATCATCAATTGAATGTTCCAGAAGCATTAAGCCAAATTCTACAGACACCTTCAAAAACGACAAGACTGATTGAATATAAAAGTGATCATCAGAGGAATAGAGATGACCATCGTGAAGTATTGGAGATGTTAAAATG
- a CDS encoding bifunctional hydroxymethylpyrimidine kinase/phosphomethylpyrimidine kinase, whose translation MVKKLLTIAGSDSLSGGGIQADLATFNEFGYFGLSVITSIVTVTNDNFKIYPTDLKIIQAQLDSTLALDDIAAIKVGLLPTVDIIDLVAEYLKKVDVPVIVDPVMVFKETDSTNTDFLVQEIKNQLLPLATVATPNLYEAQLLSGLTIQSVDDMKAAAKVIGSFGVESVVVKSGARLAGNQTFDLLFHNNNYKIFEQKKVMSNIPMNNGAGCTFSSSIAANIVTSSVTDAVADAKAFVLAGIENGVIINENFEVGNVWQAARRLRNN comes from the coding sequence ATGGTTAAGAAGTTACTAACAATCGCTGGCTCTGATTCACTTTCAGGTGGTGGAATTCAGGCTGATTTAGCTACATTTAATGAATTTGGATACTTTGGGTTAAGTGTGATCACAAGTATTGTGACCGTAACAAACGACAATTTTAAAATTTACCCAACTGATTTAAAAATTATTCAAGCACAACTTGATTCAACGTTAGCATTAGATGATATTGCTGCGATTAAAGTTGGCTTACTGCCCACAGTTGACATTATTGACCTAGTTGCTGAGTATTTAAAAAAAGTCGATGTACCTGTTATTGTTGATCCCGTGATGGTGTTCAAAGAAACGGATAGTACAAATACTGATTTTTTGGTACAAGAAATAAAAAATCAGTTATTACCATTAGCCACAGTCGCAACTCCAAATCTATATGAGGCACAATTATTGTCTGGTTTAACGATTCAGAGTGTAGACGATATGAAAGCTGCGGCAAAAGTTATTGGTAGTTTTGGAGTCGAGAGTGTTGTAGTTAAAAGTGGCGCGCGACTCGCTGGTAATCAAACATTCGATCTTTTGTTTCACAATAACAACTATAAAATATTTGAACAGAAAAAAGTGATGTCAAATATCCCCATGAACAACGGCGCTGGCTGTACTTTTTCATCCAGCATTGCAGCCAACATCGTAACGTCCAGTGTTACGGATGCTGTAGCGGATGCAAAAGCATTTGTACTTGCGGGCATTGAAAATGGTGTGATAATAAATGAAAATTTTGAAGTAGGCAATGTCTGGCAGGCCGCTAGGCGTCTGCGCAACAACTAA
- a CDS encoding glycerophosphodiester phosphodiesterase family protein codes for MKKIKLNTLFKWAVALFIYNLVAKIIIYFAQKTLPDFYRVDTSSLASLTDSTSKYLGSLLGIIAVYIVLWFMFAGIVLYFLRRSWGEKSEKRFTRQLLSYKLHTSIAAFIILMVPLVEFGLKVPFAQYLALPKTFVDMVSGFWANTIFTACYLVLILLLIKFRHISYFAIYQDYSLLNAIKISAREGMASGIQLFLKSIIRLVVASGIGFALLYFLQLFADTFFDVNNRRLIANILLAITSGLMYVITAYILNLYVTLLTTDHKKDAEKKLNGSSVFLQGLILIVIGAGSTLISGNYFISPREKYLVIAHKGVSYPNAVPNSLIALKRTIATHPDYIEIDIQPTKDGVYVLTHNTKVKTVSGETLDISKTNWSTLKTKKVTEDGHQFYLTSFSKYIDLANNKKQKLLVELKLNQTITDEQLKQFVAKYGKQMKENKSEIQSMNQNVIKRIYQYTSLTTGLLSPVKNTVDGNKISKFYAMEYSKVDAHLSSQIRQYNKDLYSWTVNDKLDVETAYMIGVNGVITDKPRETRTILENISEKLTYRRAFISMILNQQSDI; via the coding sequence ATGAAGAAAATAAAATTAAATACACTTTTTAAATGGGCAGTCGCCTTGTTTATTTACAATCTCGTTGCCAAAATAATCATTTATTTTGCTCAAAAAACGTTACCGGACTTTTATCGAGTTGATACGAGTAGTTTAGCTTCACTGACCGACTCAACTTCAAAATACTTAGGATCTTTATTGGGAATAATTGCGGTTTATATTGTCCTTTGGTTTATGTTCGCAGGTATTGTATTATACTTTCTTCGGCGTTCGTGGGGAGAAAAAAGCGAAAAGCGTTTTACTAGGCAGTTGTTGTCTTACAAATTACATACTTCAATCGCGGCATTTATTATTTTGATGGTCCCGTTAGTTGAATTTGGTTTAAAAGTGCCATTTGCTCAATATCTTGCATTACCCAAAACTTTTGTTGATATGGTGAGTGGATTTTGGGCAAATACAATTTTCACAGCGTGTTATCTTGTACTGATTTTATTGTTAATTAAATTCAGACACATTAGTTATTTTGCGATTTATCAAGATTATTCCTTATTGAACGCTATCAAGATATCTGCAAGAGAAGGCATGGCCTCGGGAATACAGTTATTCTTAAAATCAATAATTCGTTTGGTGGTAGCAAGTGGCATTGGTTTTGCGTTATTATATTTTTTGCAGCTATTTGCTGATACTTTTTTTGACGTAAATAATAGACGCCTCATTGCTAATATCTTACTTGCCATTACAAGTGGATTAATGTATGTTATTACTGCATATATCTTAAACCTGTATGTCACTCTTTTGACAACCGACCACAAGAAAGATGCTGAAAAAAAATTGAATGGCTCTTCGGTATTTTTGCAAGGACTCATACTCATAGTCATTGGGGCAGGCAGTACTTTAATTTCCGGTAATTATTTTATATCGCCAAGAGAAAAATATTTAGTGATTGCACATAAAGGTGTTTCATATCCGAATGCCGTCCCAAACTCGTTAATTGCTTTGAAAAGAACTATTGCTACTCATCCTGATTACATTGAAATTGACATTCAACCCACAAAAGATGGCGTATATGTTCTGACACACAATACTAAAGTAAAAACAGTCTCGGGGGAAACGCTTGACATATCAAAAACAAATTGGTCTACTCTGAAAACCAAAAAAGTTACAGAAGATGGGCATCAATTTTATTTAACTAGCTTTTCGAAATATATTGATTTGGCGAATAACAAAAAACAAAAATTATTAGTAGAATTGAAGTTGAATCAAACTATAACAGATGAGCAATTAAAACAATTTGTAGCCAAATATGGCAAGCAAATGAAGGAAAATAAAAGCGAAATTCAATCAATGAACCAAAACGTTATTAAACGAATATATCAATACACTAGTTTAACTACAGGATTATTATCACCCGTTAAAAATACAGTTGATGGAAATAAAATTAGTAAATTCTATGCTATGGAATATTCAAAGGTTGATGCACATTTATCCAGCCAAATTAGACAGTATAACAAAGATTTGTATAGTTGGACAGTTAACGACAAGCTTGATGTTGAAACGGCCTATATGATAGGTGTCAATGGCGTGATTACCGATAAGCCACGAGAGACACGGACGATTTTAGAAAATATCAGTGAAAAGTTGACTTATCGTAGAGCATTTATTTCTATGATTTTGAATCAGCAAAGTGATATTTAA